Within Thunnus thynnus chromosome 15, fThuThy2.1, whole genome shotgun sequence, the genomic segment tcgAATATCAGTTCATTCATCCCCCTGCTGATCATTTTTGGTGTCATGTCTACTATGCTTTCCCTCTCAAAAGCAGAGGCAGATTGTATTGCCTTTGCCACGCTTCTCGTCCGATATCTGATCCTGTTAAAATGGAGAGATACCTTTTCATCCCCCTTCACACAGTGGgttcatttctcttcttttctttattaaattaaagaaaataaaatttcttCTGTGTCATGTAAAAATTATCACCATTTATAGACTACAACTTCAGCTACCATTTCTCTGTATCCATTTTGTTAGGTTTGTGTATacaaagtaattttttttaaactatctTATGTgtcattatttatcttttgtAAATTTATTTCATTGACATGCTGTCATTTTGCTGTTGTCTTAAAAACaattgttaaaaaacaaaaaaatattaagattTTGCATGCAAACCAGACTAAAACAGTTGTTTTAAGGTTTGCATTCAACAAAATCATCCCAAAGCTCTTCCAAAGAAAACTAGTCCAGCTCTGCCACATATCTATGGACTTCACTATATCAGTAACAGCTCCAATGATCCTTTAGTCCAACTCGCCCCAATCTTTGTGCCCAGTTATCTGCTGATCTAAACACACTCAACATGATGATCAACTCCTGCAAGCCTCACCAGCGCCCTCTTCCTTCACAAATAATGAGGGGATGAAACATCTCCAACCTAATCAAAACAATACTGAACGATGCTCCTCTTATGTcaactgcagctctgtgtgtcaCAACCACTCATGTCATTCATCAAAACCTTGTTTAGTGTGCCCTCTTGTCACTAAGCAGGTAGAGGGATGTCAGCTGCTCTCCATCAGAGATCTGCATGATGCCAATGGACTGCAGGCAACCACCTGCTTCTCTGCTCACTGCTCTCAGTTTCTTTTCAGCAGCTGTTACTCTCCTCAAAGAGTCATATAGGCCTGTAATGTATAGACAAGTGATACTAGTAATTAATTAGGAAAGTAATTGGAAATTCAAGGCATTTGGGAATccagtagaaaaaacaaaagaattgaTAGAATATAGTAAAAGCTTACAGGATTGTTCCCCCCATTCTTCAAGATGCTATTATAGTGAGTCGACAACTTACTGAAGCAATCTTATGATTGCgataaaagataaaattacaataaaaaaatcaaagttgttttttaactGCACTTAATCTTATATGACTACGAGAATATTGTGGGACTCAGTCAAATCCAATTATCCAGTGCAGCAGTCTATAAAAGACAAGGGTGTGAGGCCATGTCGGTTCTAAAAATTGAACAACACCACCATCTTGTGGCGTGTTGGGATCACAGAAGGCAGAAAATGCAGCAGATGATTTTCCACATATTGGTCATACTGCCCAAATTTGATGTTACATGTCACATCAgtgatacatactgtatgtttatattgAGAAAATAAGGATTTCTGAAACACTTCATGCAAGATTGCATGTCTAGAGTATAATGAGATTAACTTCAGACACGgcattaaaattaaacaaagactctctctcacactcttttATAAACAAGATTAAGATACAGCCATGTTAGTGGTTCTGCAAGGCTCTATTAACTTCAGCTTgacaacatgctcacaatgacaatgctaacatgttactGCTAAGCAGATTTACCATGATCACCATCTTATTTTagcatgttggcatgctaacatttgccaatGATtactaaatacaaagtacaactgaAGCTAATTGGAGTGTCAGTTTGGCAAGGATTtcgtcataaaccaaaatattggacaaattgaaatctTGAGGAAATGATGCACTAGAGGAAAGTGATTGAATGTCTGTACATTCATATCAATCCAATAGTTAAAAGCCAAcactaaaagccaaaaaatGCTGCTGGTGGTGCGAGAGGAAAAGTCTGGGGGTcacaaagtcattaggattcatcctcagaGGATCATGAATGTTTGTGCAAAATTTTAATGacaatccatctgatagttcttgagatatttcagcAACAAAGGATCGACTATCTGGCATTGCCATCCTTTAAACCATATGCTAGAAGTTACAATATATTTTGCCACTAATGCAATTTAAATGCTATGTTTGAGGATATATTAATGTTTCATATTATTGACATGCCCCCTGAATACACCCCGTTTGATTTTGGGCTTTGAGTGCCAAATATCACTGTTGTTGTTCTTAAAGTAACAACATGAAGTATGaaatcatatatacagtatgcatttTTGATAAGAAATGATCATATTTTGTGTCATCAGTTCTGTTTTGGGCCTGTCTTATTACTCGGATGAACTTTGACTGTAGTGAGTTAGTAGTATTGTAGAGAAAAGTAGTTATTTCtgacatatacagtattattttatgtcttatttcTGTATATTCTTTGTCTTCAATCAAAGCATCACAGAGCAAGACAGAGAACGTAGACACAGAGAACCTAAATAGGTTACAGACATCTGAGTGAAGAGCAAAAACACAATCAGAAGTAGAAGGTGCAGGTTAagaacaattttatttattcatttctatttgcacaaatgacaaaaatgttttcacacttgGACAATCTAAAACCAAGAAAACCACAATTCAGAACTACAGTGCTGCAATATTAATTTGTAtaatagttttattattttaatagtcAACTATTGTACACTATTTCATGGTAATAATACTAAAATTAttaagaagaagtagaagaaatgGGAAGGCCTAATACAGAGTGGATGGACGTCTTGAAGTTAAATTTGAACTGTATTGTGTTACAgtattgtgtattgtgtaaattaaatttacaaaGTTGTATATATTATCATGCCATTACTGAAAAAGGGTAAAATCTTCATGAAGCCTATCCGCACACCAAAAACTGTAAAACGCAAGACCCACAAAAGCTACAGGCACAGTTTTAAAATGTGGCTTCTTCACCACATCAGATCTGaaaaatacacactgtacagGAAAAGTAGAGGAAAAGAACTGTCTTTCTAAAGGACACAGTCAAAACTCTTAAAATAAAGCACATGAAGTTTAAGTATAGGTGTAAATAATTCTAATGTGGCTTTacaggttggaaaccactgttGGAAGTGCTGACATTGCTGCGAATCTCCTTGTGTCAGGCTGGGTTGTGTGGCTGTATAAGTTGTTGAGGGGAATGCCCAGTTGTCCAGCTTGTCCCAATCCCTCATCAGAATTAATGCCATAGGGCATCTTGGACACAATCGCCAGGCTAAGTTTTAATAGCACATTATGGAGAGCCAAACGGTATTCTTTTCGAACCAGGCAGTAGATGACAGGGTTGAAACAGCTGCTGGTGAAAGCCAAGCAGTTAGCCAGAGGGAAAAAGTATGTTTGAGCCAAGTAGAATGAGTTACTGATATCAACAATGTCAAGTTGGATCAGGACACTCCAAAGGGTGAGGACATTGTAGGgaaaccagcagacacagaatGACAGCACCACCACTGCCACAGACTTTGAAACATCAGCCTTTCGCCGAGAGTTGCTGCCTTTCAGTTTATGCCGGCAGAGGAAGCGCAGCAGAAGCAAGTAGGAGAGGATGATAGTGGCGTAGGGCAGCAAAAATCCCACCACCACTCGCAGGAGCTGGTTTATTCCAAGCCAGGCCGTACCATCTGGGAAACGGAGCAGGCATGCTGTGTCGTTACCACTACCCACACGGCTCAGATCTGCAAACACAGCTCGGGGTGCTGCTGCTACGAGTGCTCCAGCCCAGATAAAAGCTGTGGCCACAGGAGAAGTGCAAAATCTACTGCACAGGGAAGCATTGGGTTTGAGCGCAGTTGCCACATAGCAGTACCGGGTCAGACTCATAGCTGTCAGGAAAAAGCAGCTAGCAAAGACATTAAGCCCAGTGAGTAATGATACAGCCTTGCATGTGGCCAAGCTAAAAGGCCAGCTGTAGTCCAGTGCAATGTCTATGGCCCAAAATGGCAAGGCCAGGGAGAACAGTAGGTGAGCCAAAGCTAAGTTGAACACAAAGAAATTGATGATGCCTGTTGTGATGGTATGAGTGGAATACAGCAGGAACATTACTAACAAGTTCCCCAACACTCCAGCAGTGGccacaataaaataaaccacaGAGATGACTATTCTTAGCCAGGGAGATCCATCATCAATTTCCAGCCCATCATACATGCTCATGTTGAAAGTCAGGTGGGAGTGATTACAAGATGAGTCTACACTGCAAACATTCAGGATGTTTCTGAAGAGCTCAAGTCTCTTGAAGTCagggtttgacattttggctcCCCTCAAGGAAATCTTGTTGAGTGTTAAGGTTGTCCAACTATTATTCAAGATGTTTACGcttgtttaaaatgtaagtTCTGGTTGTCTGTTTAGCAGCTGACAGTCATCTATCCCTGCAAGGAAGGaggaaattattattatgtaataaGCGCTGCGGTTTATGAGTAAATAAGTAGATTAGCCTTGTCAGATAAACAAATTACACTAAAGTGTTGCCCACAGAGTTCAATAATCCAATTTAGATCTCAAAGAATAAAACTTCTCTAggagaaaatatgaatatgaatataaatacagagtgATTAAACAAATGTTGCCCTTTGAAGTAGAAAAGCCTGTCAAGAGTCCTTTGGAGTCACTTTTTAATCATGCAATCACACCCATACAAATCTACTGCCAAACACAATCAAGAGTGTGATCAAGAATTGAAAGTATTGATATTGTTGATTTGTCAGAAatgtcattatatatatatttccttCCAGATAATAGATGTGTTATTCctcatttattaaaacatagcAGATGCACTCACACATTATGTCTCCTTGGGATTTTAGGAGTTTAAGCTGCAATATGAAATACAGTTTATACTGTAGCATTGAATAGCATTTGAAAAAAACCTGGGTAATTCAGAGAATGCATAGCAAGATAGATGTGTCTCACTAAAATGGTACGTTTTCGCAGAGAAatttcagatcttttttttttaaatctcatttctTCTCAGATCTTAGGA encodes:
- the LOC137198836 gene encoding relaxin-3 receptor 1-like, with the translated sequence MSNPDFKRLELFRNILNVCSVDSSCNHSHLTFNMSMYDGLEIDDGSPWLRIVISVVYFIVATAGVLGNLLVMFLLYSTHTITTGIINFFVFNLALAHLLFSLALPFWAIDIALDYSWPFSLATCKAVSLLTGLNVFASCFFLTAMSLTRYCYVATALKPNASLCSRFCTSPVATAFIWAGALVAAAPRAVFADLSRVGSGNDTACLLRFPDGTAWLGINQLLRVVVGFLLPYATIILSYLLLLRFLCRHKLKGSNSRRKADVSKSVAVVVLSFCVCWFPYNVLTLWSVLIQLDIVDISNSFYLAQTYFFPLANCLAFTSSCFNPVIYCLVRKEYRLALHNVLLKLSLAIVSKMPYGINSDEGLGQAGQLGIPLNNLYSHTTQPDTRRFAAMSALPTVVSNL